One Nicotiana tomentosiformis chromosome 4, ASM39032v3, whole genome shotgun sequence genomic window carries:
- the LOC104110842 gene encoding O-fucosyltransferase 7-like, translated as MQKKRWRTVVIVRKVLTFAIAAIAIVALLYVHVVFPASEVTKLPDKLPTQHESSYQKLSRERSWTQEHAPPHLAKAPLTARKSDAASRNGSLDKLWKPPPNRDYVPCVALSPIYTSPPESRGYLLVHTNGGLNQMRAGICDMVAVARIINATLVIPELDKRSLWQDSSNFSDVFDEDHFISSLENDVKVVKKLPKELASATKAVKHFRSWSGVDYYEEEIARLWDEYQIIRAAKSDSRLANNNLPPDIQKLRCRACYQALRFAPKIEAMGKMLVDRMRSYGPYIALHLRFEKDMLAFSGCTHDLSAEEAEELKTIRENTTWWKVKEIDPVEQRTKGYCPLTPREVGVFLSALGFPSNTPIYIAAGEIYGGDSRMSDLLSRYPLLMNKEKLASVEELEPFINHSSQLAALDYIVSVESDIFIPSYSGNMARAVEGHRRFLGHRKTISPDRRTLVRIFDKIDQGRMKEGKNLSNRIIEIHRRRQGSPRKRKGPIAGTKGTDRFRSEEAFYVNPLPDCLCQKVSSYTNNSYSIRQFR; from the exons caaCATGAATCTTCATACCAAAAGCTGAGTAGAGAGCGAAGCTGGACTCAAGAACATGCCCCACCCCATTTGGCAAAGGCTCCTCTCACTGCTCGCAAG TCAGATGCAGCAAGTCGAAATGGGAGTTTGGACAAGTTATGGAAGCCACCTCCGAACCGCGACTATGTTCCTTGTGTTGCTCTGAGTCCAATATATACAT CCCCTCCAGAGTCTCGAGGCTACCTGCTGGTGCATACGAATGGTGGGCTCAATCAGATGAGAGCTGGG ATATGTGACATGGTTGCTGTTGCTCGTATCATAAATGCTACTCTAGTGATCCCTGAGCTTGATAAGCGCTCACTTTGGCAGGACTCAAG CAATTTCTCCGATGTCTTTGATGAAGACCATTTTATTAGTTCTTTGGAAAATGATGTAAAGGTTGTCAAAAAGCTACCGAAGGAACTGGCATCTGCAACTAAAGCAGTTAAGCATTTTAGGAGTTGGTCCGGTGTAGATTACTATGAGGAAGAGATTGCACGACTATGGGATGAATACCAG ATCATTCGAGCTGCCAAGTCCGATTCAAGGTTGGCAAATAATAACCTGCCTCCTGATATTCAGAAGTTGCGCTGCCGAGCTTGTTATCAAGCCCTTCGATTTGCTCCCAAGATTGAAGCAATGGGAAAG ATGTTGGTTGATCGGATGAGATCTTATGGCCCCTATATTGCTTTACATTTGCGATTTGAAAAGGACATGCTTGCTTTTAGTGGATGCACACATGATCTATCCGCAGAAGAAGCTGAGGAACTGAAGACAATTAG GGAAAACACCACATGGTGGAAGGTGAAAGAGATTGACCCTGTAGAACAAAGAACTAAAGGCTATTGTCCCTTAACTCCAAGAGAAGTTGGAGTATTCCTTTCCGCTCTTGGATTTCCATCAAACACGCCGATATATATTGCTGCTGGAGAGATATATGGGGGTGATTCCCGTATGTCTGATCTATTGTCGCGTTACCCCTTATTAATGAACAAG GAGAAGTTGGCTTCTGTTGAAGAGCTTGAGCCATTCATCAATCACTCGTCTCAATTGGCGGCCCTGGACTATATTGTGTCTGTTGAGAGTGACATATTCATTCCTTCATACTCCGGAAATATGGCAAGAGCAGTTGAGGGACATCGTCGATTTCTGGGGCATAGAAAAACAATCTCCCCTGATAG GAGAACTCTTGTCCGGATTTTTGACAAAATTGACCAGGGTAGGATGAAAGAGGGGAAAAATCTGTCCAATCGCATTATCGAAATCCACAGAAGACG GCAAGGATCGCCTAGAAAGAGGAAAGGGCCAATTGCAGGTACAAAGGGAACGGATAGGTTCCGCTCGGAGGAGGCATTTTATGTAAATCCTTTGCCAGACTGTTTATGTCAAAAGGTATCGTCATACACGAACAATTCTTATAGTATCAGGCAGTTCAGATGA